The following coding sequences lie in one Arachis ipaensis cultivar K30076 chromosome B03, Araip1.1, whole genome shotgun sequence genomic window:
- the LOC107634306 gene encoding uncharacterized protein LOC107634306 isoform X1 has translation MDALWDLEDKLKLSTRGAILLLACASFAVLSICAVIIMLKLMMACKNNKIVHEESAVHENVTEMKTTTTIRWTESQHCGWISVKRVLMWSRASKLRGSPLLLGVDGSGWQSHNSASAVWQRPILKGEKCELPSFSGLILYDEKGRLLRDSDEIQNNGNQTPIQLTRTKTKMTAAIWDLSTEE, from the exons ATGGATGCTTTGTGGGACCTAGAAGACAAATTGAAGCTTTCAACACGAGGTGCTATCCTCCTACTAGCCTGTGCAAGCTTTGCAGTTTTGAGTATTTGCGCTGTCATTATTATGCTTAAACTGATGATGGCATGCAAGAATAACAAGATTGTTCACGAAGAGAGTGCTGTACATGAAAATGTGACTGAGATGAAGACTACAACAACTATAAGATGGACAGAGTCACAGCATTGTGGGTGGATTTCGGTGAAGAGAGTGCTGATGTGGAGCAGGGCAAGCAAATTGAGGGGATCACCACTACTGCTTGGTGTTGATGGAAGTGGATGGCAAAGTCATAACTCAGCATCAGCAGTGTGGCAAAGACCGATCCTAAAAGGGGAGAAGTGTGAGCTACCAAGTTTCAGTGGACTCATTCTGTATGATGAAAAGGGAAGACTGCTTCGTGATTCTGATGAGATCCAAAACAATGGCAACCAGACTCCCATACAG CTGACAAGAACAAAGACGAAAATGACGGCGGCCATTTGGGATCTGTCAACAGAGGAGTGA
- the LOC107634306 gene encoding uncharacterized protein LOC107634306 isoform X2, which translates to MDALWDLEDKLKLSTRGAILLLACASFAVLSICAVIIMLKLMMACKNNKIVHEESAVHENVTEMKTTTTIRWTESQHCGWISVKRVLMWSRASKLRGSPLLLGVDGSGWQSHNSASAVWQRPILKGEKCELPSFSGLILYDEKGRLLRDSDEIQNNGNQTPIQEKINSTGSKTLKDLLS; encoded by the exons ATGGATGCTTTGTGGGACCTAGAAGACAAATTGAAGCTTTCAACACGAGGTGCTATCCTCCTACTAGCCTGTGCAAGCTTTGCAGTTTTGAGTATTTGCGCTGTCATTATTATGCTTAAACTGATGATGGCATGCAAGAATAACAAGATTGTTCACGAAGAGAGTGCTGTACATGAAAATGTGACTGAGATGAAGACTACAACAACTATAAGATGGACAGAGTCACAGCATTGTGGGTGGATTTCGGTGAAGAGAGTGCTGATGTGGAGCAGGGCAAGCAAATTGAGGGGATCACCACTACTGCTTGGTGTTGATGGAAGTGGATGGCAAAGTCATAACTCAGCATCAGCAGTGTGGCAAAGACCGATCCTAAAAGGGGAGAAGTGTGAGCTACCAAGTTTCAGTGGACTCATTCTGTATGATGAAAAGGGAAGACTGCTTCGTGATTCTGATGAGATCCAAAACAATGGCAACCAGACTCCCATACAG GAAAAAATAAATTCTACAGGGAGCAAGACCCTTAAAGATTTGCTATCGTAG
- the LOC107632757 gene encoding uncharacterized protein LOC107632757, translating into MEREDSFVALVKKLFYKISIAVVSTGVRYETFVIGSDEDLQVLFHCRRSFPEVRIPELLAKLEDGVDSSGTSAPNPQSIPAGGASTSMPVVAAAVPNAEPEHAGAVHAYIAPVVPDFECDAGPDRFENALFDDDSDEESVDIGGDSDNDIPRGGRSTHGGSSSGTQEYPPHLSSLNLEAIGQHQNVDATFDGQGMHDGTPMTEFQIGQSFQSKEEAVLSVKDYSIRHGVEYKVMESDNLKYQGRCKEFGNGCTWFIRIVMRKRKSTYEVRRYNGPHTCMATSISSDHKQLDYHVICARIYPLVRADASVSIKVLQEATEATYGFRPSYRKVWLAKQKAVAQIYDNWEESYADLPQWILGVTCTMEGSVALLKTSPVRVGDQVDEDRVYFHRMFWTFPPCIEAFRHCKPLVSIDGTHLYGKYGGTLLLAIAQDGNSNIFPVAFALVEGENAESWSYFLSNLRRHVTPQQGILVISDRHNGIKAALESPDSGWQPPHAYRAFCIRHVAANFALTFKGQDARRWLVNAAYAKREAEFDYWFDIMRTENPALCDWANRMEYERWTQHKDGGGEDMVT; encoded by the exons ATGGAGAGGGAGGATAGTTTTGTGGCTCTG gtaaaaaagttattttacaAGATTTCCATTGCCGTTGTGTCAACTGGTGTGAGATATGAGACCTTCGTGATCGGGTCGGATGAAGACCTGCAGGTCTTGTTTCACTGCAGGCGTAGTTTTCCGGAGGTGAGGATACCTGAGCTGCTTGCGAAGTTGGAAGATGGTGTGGATAGCTCTGGGACATCGGCACCGAATCCTCAGTCGATCCCAGCGGGTGGTGCATCAACATCGATGCCTGTGGTAGCAGCGGCAGTTCCGAATGCTGAGCCCGAACATGCTGGGGCTGTTCATGCATATATTGCTCCTGTTGTTCCTGATTTTGAATGCGATGCCGGACCGGATCGATTTGAGAATGCACTGTTTGACGATGATTCGGATGAGGAGTCTGTCGATATTGGTGGGGACAGTGATAATGATATTCCAAGAGGTGGACGTTCAACCCATGGAGGTTCCAGTTCTGGAACACAAGAGTACCCTCCCCACCTCTCTTCTTTGAACTTGGAAGCCATCGGCCAACACCAGAATGTAGATGCAACATTCGATGGGCAGGGGATGCATGATGGGACACCTATGACTGAATTTCAGATTGGCCAATCGTTCCAGAGTAAAGAGGAAGCCGTGTTGAGTGTAAAAGATTACAGTATTCGGCATGGAGTTGAGTACAAGGTTATGGAGTCCGACAATCTGAAATACCAAGGGAGATGCAAGGAGTTTGGTAACGGGTGCACGTGGTTTATTCGGATAGTCATGCGGAAAAGGAAGAGCACATACGAAGTTAGGAGGTACAACGGTCCGCACACGTGTATGGCCACATCGATATCAAGCGACCACAAGCagcttgattatcatgtcatCTGTGCGAGAATCTATCCATTGGTTAGAGCTGATGCGTCGGTGTCGATTAAGGTGTTGCAAGAGGCAACGGAGGCGACTTATGGATTCAGGCCTAGTTATCGGAAGGTgtggttggcgaagcagaaggcagtAGCGCAAATATATGACAATTGGGAGGAGTCATATGCTGATCTGCCTCAGTGGATCCTTGGGGTCACATGCACGATGGAAGGTTCCGTTGCTCTACTGAAGACGTCCCCGGTTAGGGTGGGTGACCAAGTTGATGAAGATAGAGTCTACTTTCATCGGATGTTTTGGACATTTCCTCCGTGTATTGAGGCATTCCGCCACTGTAAGCCGCTCGTAAGCATCGACGGAACACACCTCTATGGCAAGTATGGCGGGACATTGTTGTTGGCGATCGCTCAGGATGGTAACTCGAATATTTTTCCTGTTGCGTTTGCACTCGTGGAGGGGGAAAATGCAGAGTCTTGGTCATACTTTCTTTCAAACCTTAGAAGGCATGTCACTCCACAGCAAGGTATTCTCGTGATCTCTGATAGACACAACGGCATCAAGGCTGcactagagtccccagatagtgGTTGGCAACCTCCCCATGCTTATCGGGCATTTTGTATTCGGCATGTTGCTGCAAATTTTGCCCTCACTTTCAAGGGACAGGATGCAAGGAGGTGGCTGGTAAATGCCGCGTATGCGAAGAGGGAAGCAGAATTCGACTATTGGTTTGATATAATGAGGACAGAGAACCCGGCCTTGTGCGATTGGGCAAACAGAATGGAATATGAGAGGTGGACACAGCACAAGGATGGGGGGGGAGAAGATATGGTCACATGA
- the LOC107630043 gene encoding adenylate kinase 5, chloroplastic, with the protein MLHSSPSSSFHHTTTLHPSPSPSLLSASSPSSSRHAWLPLRHFSFQTRPLRLNNLHIHNHFALTSPKALKVNCSTSEPLKIMISGAPASGKGTQCELIVQKFGLVHISTGDLLRAEVVAGTEIGNKAKEFMNSGRLVPDEIVTAMVAARLSREDAKQRGWLLDGYPRTFSQAESLEKMQIRPDLYIVLDVPDEILIDRCVGRRLDPVTGKIYHLKFFPPESEEIKARLVMRPDDTEEKVKSRLEIYKQNAEAASSSYSNITKKIDGSRSKEEVFKEVESSLSQLQQSKGKILKSGEMEIQRTLEKSILDTKKGSGSSRQDKWRGIPTRLNNIPHSREIRQYFYDDVIKATQRAVNDGKTRLKVDINIPELNPEMDVYRIGTLMELVRGLALSFADDGKRVKVCVQGSMGEGALAGMPLQLAGSRKILEFMDWGDYGAKGTFINIGSIGAAEVEEQDDLYILVAPQNAVGNCIIDDLRAMTNAAEHRPVILINARLKDLPGSSGIMQTMGRDQRLKYAASFESCYFFRLLYYAGTQYPIMGAIRMSYPYRYELYKRVDDPSGKEKYVILSTFLERPTTDEINDAFEGKPRNETRKGSGIWGFLSGIF; encoded by the exons ATGCTGCACTCTTCACCCTCCTCCTCCTTCCACCACACCACCACTCTCcacccttctccctctccttctcttctctctGCTTCTTCACCTTCTTCATCCCGTCACGCATGGCTGCCACTCCGCCACTTCTCCTTCCAAACTCGACCTCTCCGCTTAAACAACCTCCACATTCATAACCATTTTGCACTAACATCACCCAAG GCGCTGAAAGTGAACTGTTCCACCAGCGAGCCATTGAAGATTATGATATCTGGTGCACCTGCTTCAGGAAAGGGAACTCAATGTGAATTGATTGTCCAAAAG TTTGGATTGGTGCACATATCAACCGGGGATCTCCTAAGAGCAGAAGTTGTAGCTGGGACGGAAATTGGAAACAAAGCAAAGGAGTTCATGAATTCTGGTCGTTTGGTTCCCGATGAAATTGTGACAGCT ATGGTGGCAGCACGATTATCTCGTGAAGATGCAAAACAAAGGGGTTGGCTTCTTGATGGCTACCCTCGGACTTTTTCCCAAGCTGAGAGTCTGGAGAAAATGCAGATACGACCTGATTTGTATATTGTATTAGAT GTTCCTGATGAAATTCTGATCGACAGATGTGTTGGTAGAAGGTTAGACCCAGTGACAGGGAAAATTTATCATCTAAAATTTTTTCCACCGGAATCTGAAGAAATCAAAGCCAGGCTGGTCATGCGTCCTGATGACACTGAAGAAAAA GTCAAATCACGCCTAGAAATATATAAACAAAATGCAGAAGCCGCATCTTCCTCCTACTCAAACATAACAAAGAAG ATTGATGGCAGCCGTTCAAAGGAGGAAGTTTTCAAAGAAGTTGAATCTTCACTATCACAACTGCAACAGAGTAAAGGGAAAATATTGAAATCTGGAGAAATGGAGATTCAAAGGACATTAG AAAAATCGATTCTTGATACAAAGAAGGGATCAGGGTCTTCGAGGCAG GATAAGTGGAGAGGGATTCCTACTAGACTAAATAACATTCCCCACTCAAGAGAAATTAGACAATATTTTTACGATGATGTGATAAAAGCTACACAACGGGCTGTCAATGATGGAAAAACTAGGTTGAAG GTGGACATAAACATTCCTGAATTGAACCCAGAAATG GACGTTTATCGAATAGGTACCTTGATGGAACTTGTTCGAGGTCTTGCCCTTTCATTTGCTGATGATGGAAAACGTGTTAAG GTCTGTGTACAAGGGTCAATGGGAGAAGGTGCTCTTGCTGGAATGCCTTTGCAGCTTGCTGGAAGTAGAAAGATTCTGGAGTTCATGGATTGGGGTGATTATGGTGCAAAAGGAACCTTCATTAATATTGGTTCTATAG GTGCTGCAGAGGTTGAAGAGCAAGATGACTTGTATATCTTGGTTGCTCCTCAAAATGCTGTAGGGAATTGTATCATTGAT GATCTGAGAGCAATGACAAATGCTGCTGAACACAGACCAGTTATTCTAATCAATGCCAGGCTTAAG GATTTACCTGGTTCTAGTGGTATTATGCAA ACAATGGGACGAGACCAGAGACTCAAGTATGCAGCATCTTTTGAAAGTTGCTACTTTTTCCGGCTTCTTTATTATGCGGGAACCCAGTATCCCATCATGGGAGCTATCAG GATGTCTTATCCATACCGTTATGAGTTGTACAAGAGAGTTGATGACCCATCTGGGAAGGAGAAGTATGTCATTTTGTCGACGTTTCTTGAAAGGCCTACTACCGATGAAATAAACGACGCCTTTGAAGGAAAACCAAG AAACGAAACAAGGAAGGGCTCGGGGATTTG GGGTTTTTTGAGCGGTATCTTTTGA